A stretch of the Candidatus Polarisedimenticolaceae bacterium genome encodes the following:
- a CDS encoding TIGR03960 family B12-binding radical SAM protein — protein sequence MGVLSDDEAAFRQLLLGVQRPTRYIGGEWNEIVKDHREVALTFALAFPDVYEIGMSHLGFRILYPLLNAREDVAAERVFCPWPDMADGLRRTGRPLATLETATPLRTMDVVGFSLQYEMTFTNVLEMLDLAGIPLRAKDRGEGDPIVVAGGPVVFNSEPIADFLDAVLIGDAEEMLPECLEALIAAKRARASRGERLRALARIPGVYVPSLYALEDDGGLAIPVPLEGAPYPVKRRIIYDIDKFPFPDRILVPHGEIVHDRVSIELMRGCPVGCRFCQAGYIYRPTRERDPNQVRDTVIRSIRATGYDGFSLASLNTGEYGAVQPLIFDLMDRFEPESVSVSLSSMHASTMTEELAQQVRRVRKSGFTIAPEAGTQRLRNVINKNLDEAQILNACRLAFEAGWDLIKLYFMIGLPTETDADVDGLVDLAHEILAVGRRTAKGRRPEITLSASSFVPKPVTPFQWVGQDRMESLYRKQDRIASRVRRGVRFKHHECETTFLEGAFSRGDRRLGGVLERAFRGGARFDGWAEHFQLDTWRRAFADEGIDPERYAYGDWTTERRLPWDVVDSLVNKKWLALELKRALTEGTLSICGPTDCHGCASFAKECVKGVVKETTGRPLDLGLPILSTPAAPGPGVPASAGEAPPLRPETERDPRPPEGAPRWRYRLRFTKTGRAQFLGHLDVTRTLMRALRRARIALVYSQGFNPKPRVQFGPALSVGIESLAEYVDFETSSPLDPAETAAAIGRTLPRGFTALALVEVRRDAPALGEAVRAARYAVTLPSGLTPSRAAEVFAGRAGLSVSREKKGKVVAFPLSAWLLDVSETGPGGFRMTLGLGGDGASVRADEILELMYGDASALRLVREEVYLRDGERLVDPSQGSVTVTVGERAAV from the coding sequence ATGGGCGTTCTTTCCGACGACGAAGCGGCGTTCCGGCAGCTCCTGCTCGGCGTCCAGCGGCCCACCCGTTACATCGGCGGTGAATGGAACGAGATCGTCAAGGACCACCGCGAGGTGGCGCTGACGTTCGCGCTGGCGTTCCCGGACGTCTACGAGATCGGGATGTCCCACCTCGGTTTCCGCATCCTGTACCCGCTCTTGAACGCGCGGGAGGATGTCGCGGCCGAGCGCGTGTTCTGCCCGTGGCCGGACATGGCCGACGGTTTGCGCCGGACGGGACGTCCTCTCGCAACCCTCGAGACGGCGACGCCGCTTCGCACGATGGACGTCGTCGGCTTCTCGCTCCAGTATGAGATGACGTTCACGAACGTCCTCGAGATGCTCGACCTCGCGGGGATTCCGCTCCGCGCGAAGGACCGCGGCGAAGGGGATCCGATCGTGGTCGCCGGCGGCCCCGTCGTCTTCAACAGCGAGCCGATCGCGGATTTCCTCGACGCCGTCCTGATCGGCGACGCGGAGGAGATGCTCCCCGAGTGCCTGGAAGCGCTCATCGCCGCCAAGCGCGCGCGGGCGTCGCGCGGCGAGCGGCTCCGGGCGCTGGCCAGGATTCCCGGGGTCTACGTGCCGTCGCTTTACGCGCTCGAGGACGACGGCGGCCTCGCCATCCCCGTGCCGCTCGAGGGCGCGCCGTATCCGGTGAAGCGGCGGATCATCTACGACATCGACAAGTTCCCGTTCCCCGACCGGATCCTCGTCCCGCACGGCGAGATCGTGCACGACCGCGTCTCGATCGAGCTCATGCGCGGCTGCCCGGTCGGCTGCCGCTTCTGCCAGGCCGGGTACATTTACCGCCCGACGCGCGAGCGCGATCCGAACCAGGTACGTGACACCGTGATCCGGTCGATTCGCGCGACCGGCTACGACGGGTTCTCGCTCGCGTCGCTCAACACCGGCGAGTACGGGGCCGTTCAGCCGCTCATCTTCGACCTCATGGACCGGTTCGAGCCCGAGTCCGTGTCGGTATCGCTCTCCTCGATGCACGCATCGACGATGACCGAGGAGCTGGCGCAGCAGGTTCGCCGCGTGCGCAAGTCCGGGTTCACGATCGCGCCCGAGGCCGGCACGCAGCGCCTCCGCAACGTGATCAACAAGAACCTGGACGAGGCACAGATCCTGAACGCTTGCCGGCTCGCCTTCGAGGCCGGCTGGGACCTCATCAAGCTCTACTTCATGATCGGCCTCCCGACGGAGACCGACGCCGACGTCGACGGGCTCGTCGATCTCGCCCACGAGATCCTCGCCGTCGGGAGGCGGACCGCGAAGGGACGGCGGCCGGAGATCACCCTGTCGGCGTCGTCGTTCGTGCCCAAGCCGGTGACGCCCTTCCAGTGGGTCGGCCAGGATCGGATGGAGAGCCTCTACCGGAAGCAGGACCGCATCGCCTCGCGTGTCCGCCGCGGGGTTCGCTTCAAGCATCATGAATGCGAGACCACCTTTCTCGAAGGCGCGTTCTCGCGCGGCGATCGCCGTCTCGGCGGCGTTCTCGAGCGGGCGTTCCGCGGCGGGGCGCGGTTCGACGGATGGGCCGAGCACTTCCAGCTCGACACCTGGCGCCGCGCCTTCGCCGACGAGGGGATCGATCCCGAGCGTTACGCGTACGGCGACTGGACGACCGAGAGGCGGCTCCCGTGGGACGTCGTCGATTCGCTCGTCAACAAGAAGTGGCTCGCGCTCGAGCTCAAGCGTGCGCTCACTGAAGGGACGCTCTCGATCTGCGGCCCGACCGACTGTCACGGCTGCGCGTCCTTCGCCAAGGAATGCGTCAAGGGGGTCGTCAAGGAGACGACGGGCCGGCCGCTCGATCTCGGCCTGCCGATCCTCTCGACACCCGCGGCGCCGGGACCGGGGGTTCCCGCCTCCGCCGGCGAGGCCCCGCCGCTCCGCCCCGAGACCGAGCGCGACCCGAGACCGCCGGAGGGCGCTCCCCGCTGGCGCTATCGCCTGCGGTTCACGAAGACCGGACGGGCCCAGTTCCTGGGGCACCTCGATGTCACCCGTACCCTGATGCGCGCCCTGAGGCGCGCGCGGATCGCGCTCGTCTACTCGCAGGGGTTCAACCCGAAGCCCCGTGTCCAGTTCGGACCGGCGCTGTCCGTCGGGATCGAGTCGCTCGCCGAGTACGTCGACTTCGAGACCTCGTCTCCGCTCGATCCGGCCGAGACGGCCGCGGCGATCGGCCGGACCCTCCCGCGCGGCTTCACGGCGCTCGCGCTCGTCGAGGTGCGCCGGGATGCGCCGGCGCTCGGAGAGGCCGTCCGGGCCGCCCGTTACGCCGTCACGCTCCCTTCGGGTCTTACGCCGTCGCGAGCCGCGGAGGTGTTCGCCGGGCGCGCCGGCCTGTCCGTGTCGCGCGAGAAGAAGGGGAAGGTCGTCGCGTTCCCGCTCTCGGCGTGGCTTCTCGACGTGAGCGAGACGGGGCCAGGTGGTTTCCGCATGACGCTCGGCCTCGGCGGCGACGGCGCGTCCGTGCGCGCCGACGAGATCCTCGAGCTCATGTACGGCGACGCGTCGGCGCTCCGCCTCGTTCGCGAAGAGGTCTACCTGCGCGACGGCGAGCGTCTCGTCGATCCGTCGCAGGGCAGCGTCACGGTGACGGTTGGCGAACGAGCTGCTGTTTAG
- the rodA gene encoding rod shape-determining protein RodA yields the protein MLRRRLLDRLDLPTLFAALALASVGLMAIASATAEQPGRSGLWKTQLVWLAIASVSALVVMAIDYHIWAEFAFALHGVGIALLVAVLAFGKTVGGNKSWLDIGHIAFQPSEFVKWTTCLATAAFLAKRVTTRVRFVQAVQLVGIVGLPMMLIAKQPDMGTALTFVPIFVGALLMGGLQWRWVLGAAVVVGLFAPVGWSHLKPYQRERILLVVNPDLDPSGVGYQVRQSKIAVGSGRVTGKGLFKGTQNRLNFLPAQHTDFVLAVIAEELGFIGAAGVLALLYYLLYRGLVAARSSQDRLGTYLSLLVVCWFLGQSAINIGMVVGMMPTIGVPLPFVSYGGTALIAVMCGIALVANVRGHRFVN from the coding sequence GTGCTCCGCCGGCGACTGCTCGATAGGCTCGACCTTCCGACCCTCTTCGCGGCGCTCGCGCTCGCGTCGGTGGGCTTGATGGCGATCGCGTCGGCGACGGCCGAGCAGCCCGGCCGTTCCGGGCTGTGGAAGACGCAGCTCGTGTGGCTCGCGATCGCGTCGGTCTCCGCGCTCGTCGTGATGGCGATCGACTACCACATCTGGGCGGAGTTCGCGTTCGCGCTCCACGGCGTGGGGATCGCCCTCCTCGTCGCCGTCCTGGCGTTCGGCAAGACGGTCGGCGGCAACAAGTCGTGGCTCGACATCGGGCACATCGCCTTCCAGCCCTCGGAGTTCGTGAAGTGGACGACCTGCCTCGCCACCGCGGCGTTCCTGGCGAAGCGGGTGACGACGCGCGTGCGCTTCGTCCAGGCGGTCCAGCTCGTGGGGATCGTCGGCCTTCCGATGATGCTCATCGCAAAGCAGCCCGACATGGGGACGGCGCTCACGTTCGTCCCGATCTTCGTCGGAGCCTTGCTCATGGGCGGCCTGCAGTGGCGCTGGGTCCTCGGCGCCGCTGTCGTCGTCGGCCTGTTCGCGCCCGTCGGCTGGTCGCACCTCAAGCCCTACCAGAGGGAGCGCATCCTCCTCGTGGTCAACCCGGATCTCGATCCCTCGGGGGTCGGCTACCAGGTGCGGCAATCGAAGATCGCCGTCGGATCCGGTCGCGTCACGGGGAAGGGGCTCTTCAAGGGCACGCAGAACCGCCTCAATTTCCTGCCCGCGCAGCACACGGACTTCGTCCTGGCGGTCATCGCGGAGGAGCTGGGGTTCATCGGGGCCGCCGGCGTCCTGGCCTTGCTCTACTACCTCCTCTACCGCGGCCTGGTCGCGGCGCGCTCGTCCCAGGACCGGCTCGGCACCTACCTCAGTCTCCTCGTCGTCTGCTGGTTCCTCGGTCAATCCGCGATCAACATCGGGATGGTCGTCGGCATGATGCCGACGATCGGCGTGCCGTTGCCGTTCGTGAGCTACGGTGGGACCGCCCTGATCGCGGTCATGTGCGGGATCGCCCTGGTCGCGAACGTCCGCGGGCACCGCTTCGTGAACTGA
- a CDS encoding polyphenol oxidase family protein, with protein MTWTIGVAGGLTLVRCAALDSVPGIAHAFGTRTGPGGVPFDAASHATALAEAAGVGRPIVQPLRQVHGTFIATADARPGEADGVLVTLGDRGAAVRSADCVPILVASRDGHAFAAVHAGWRGIAAGIVNAAVDRFEGEGIPPEHLVAAIGPAIRACCYEVGPEVLDALGLPSSRTVDLPAIVAERFTARGVPAAQVAIAPWCTRCRSDLFYSARGEGTGTGRMLSVVGPAGAP; from the coding sequence GTGACCTGGACGATCGGCGTCGCCGGCGGCCTCACGCTCGTCCGCTGCGCCGCGCTCGACTCGGTCCCGGGGATCGCCCACGCCTTCGGCACGAGGACCGGACCGGGCGGCGTGCCGTTCGATGCGGCGTCGCACGCGACTGCCCTCGCGGAGGCGGCAGGGGTCGGGCGGCCGATCGTGCAGCCGCTCCGGCAGGTGCACGGGACCTTCATCGCCACGGCCGACGCGCGTCCGGGTGAAGCCGACGGCGTGCTCGTGACCCTCGGGGACCGTGGCGCCGCCGTGCGCTCGGCCGATTGCGTCCCGATTCTCGTCGCCAGTCGTGACGGGCACGCCTTCGCGGCGGTCCACGCCGGCTGGAGAGGCATCGCGGCAGGGATCGTGAACGCCGCGGTCGACCGCTTCGAGGGCGAGGGGATTCCCCCGGAGCACCTGGTCGCCGCGATCGGCCCCGCGATCCGCGCTTGCTGTTACGAGGTCGGCCCCGAGGTCCTCGATGCTCTCGGTCTCCCATCGTCGCGGACGGTCGATCTCCCCGCGATCGTGGCCGAGCGCTTCACGGCGCGGGGGGTGCCTGCGGCGCAGGTCGCGATCGCCCCGTGGTGCACGCGTTGCCGTTCCGATCTCTTCTACTCGGCGAGGGGGGAGGGGACGGGAACCGGTCGCATGCTCTCCGTCGTCGGCCCGGCCGGGGCGCCTTGA
- a CDS encoding tetratricopeptide repeat protein yields the protein MRRFGFAFALVLLTLATRAHAQSSVSEILGKIVDQDGKPVPDIEIRAANKAFPDRVQKGTSDKRGNFTVSGLLYTANAFDWTVTIKGPGFVPVSAHVVGRLSEGTLYFEESPKLSAKNPSFDIPVKAFASVRMEVKMRAGDAEAEAAPTPAAAAAAPGDVPSAAAAAAAAAAGDTYGDAVGKVRAGDAEGSVDLFKKAIDEKPDDWERRNVFAGVLLRLDRQGEATIQANKAAQLAPDKAAPYLTLSDIYLSRGLPDKASEAVSKAQQLEPDNVKVLERAAAVSANTGKVDDAIATYEKVLATHPNDTEVMVALAELYNRKKDPKKAEEMLARVRAADPEHAYRTFYNLGVVIENRDDATEADHRKAIEAFREAIKANPKYALAHRDLGFALLRTGDMANARKELQAYVDLDPQARDAADIKATVKSLASAK from the coding sequence ATGAGACGTTTCGGATTCGCGTTCGCCCTCGTGCTCCTCACCCTGGCGACCCGCGCCCACGCCCAGTCGTCGGTCTCCGAGATCCTCGGTAAGATCGTGGACCAGGACGGGAAGCCGGTCCCCGACATCGAGATCCGAGCCGCGAACAAGGCCTTCCCGGATCGCGTGCAGAAGGGGACGAGCGACAAGCGCGGCAACTTCACGGTGAGCGGGCTCCTCTACACGGCGAACGCGTTCGATTGGACGGTGACGATCAAGGGGCCGGGGTTCGTCCCGGTGTCGGCGCACGTCGTCGGCCGATTGAGCGAAGGCACGCTGTACTTCGAGGAGTCCCCGAAGCTGAGCGCGAAGAACCCCTCGTTCGACATTCCAGTCAAGGCTTTCGCCTCGGTCCGCATGGAGGTGAAGATGCGTGCGGGTGATGCGGAGGCCGAAGCCGCGCCGACGCCGGCGGCGGCCGCGGCCGCGCCGGGCGACGTGCCGAGCGCGGCGGCCGCCGCTGCGGCGGCCGCCGCGGGCGACACGTACGGCGATGCCGTGGGAAAGGTCCGCGCCGGCGACGCGGAGGGTTCGGTCGACCTGTTCAAGAAGGCGATCGACGAGAAGCCCGACGATTGGGAGCGGCGGAACGTCTTCGCCGGGGTTCTCCTGCGCCTCGACCGGCAAGGCGAGGCGACGATCCAGGCGAACAAGGCCGCTCAGCTCGCCCCGGACAAGGCGGCGCCCTATCTGACGCTCAGCGACATCTATCTCTCCCGCGGCCTCCCCGACAAAGCCTCCGAGGCCGTCTCCAAGGCCCAGCAGCTCGAGCCGGACAATGTCAAGGTGCTCGAGCGCGCGGCCGCGGTCTCGGCGAACACCGGCAAGGTCGACGACGCGATCGCGACCTACGAGAAGGTGCTCGCGACGCACCCGAACGACACCGAGGTCATGGTGGCGCTCGCCGAGCTCTATAACCGCAAGAAGGACCCCAAGAAGGCCGAGGAGATGCTCGCCCGCGTGCGCGCCGCCGACCCCGAGCATGCGTATCGGACCTTCTACAATCTCGGCGTCGTCATCGAGAATCGCGACGACGCGACGGAAGCCGATCACCGGAAGGCGATCGAGGCGTTCCGCGAGGCGATCAAGGCGAACCCGAAATACGCGCTGGCCCACCGCGATCTCGGCTTCGCGCTCCTCCGGACGGGCGACATGGCGAACGCGCGGAAGGAGCTCCAGGCGTACGTCGACCTCGATCCGCAAGCGCGCGACGCCGCGGACATCAAGGCCACCGTCAAGAGCCTCGCTTCGGCGAAGTGA
- a CDS encoding acyl-CoA thioesterase, with product MTEIVLPEDTNSRGYVFGGRVLSLIDKCAAIVAMRHARSDVTTASMDSVDFSNVVRMGEIIVLNGRINSAFTTSMEIEVEVHAEDRLTGKRTPTTRALVTMVALDGDAKPHRVPALESVTDGERRRAAEAQERRRTRLSRRG from the coding sequence ATGACCGAAATCGTCCTCCCCGAGGACACGAACTCGCGCGGGTACGTTTTCGGCGGACGCGTCCTGAGCCTCATCGACAAATGCGCGGCGATCGTCGCGATGCGGCACGCCCGCTCCGACGTCACGACCGCGTCGATGGACAGCGTCGATTTCTCGAACGTGGTTCGCATGGGCGAGATCATCGTGCTGAACGGGCGTATCAATTCCGCCTTCACCACCTCGATGGAGATCGAGGTCGAGGTCCACGCGGAGGACCGCCTGACCGGCAAGCGGACGCCGACGACGCGTGCGCTCGTCACGATGGTCGCCCTCGACGGCGACGCGAAGCCTCACCGCGTGCCGGCCCTCGAGTCCGTGACGGACGGCGAGCGTCGGCGGGCGGCCGAAGCGCAGGAGCGGCGGCGGACGCGGCTGTCGCGCCGGGGCTAG
- a CDS encoding FeoA family protein, with protein MTPVTRLKPGTTATVVKIGSTEAARAVRLSALGLVAGATILLVQRRPAVVIRVGETSIAVDAEVADEIFVEPV; from the coding sequence GTGACGCCCGTCACGCGTCTGAAGCCCGGAACCACGGCAACGGTCGTGAAAATCGGGAGCACGGAGGCGGCGCGGGCCGTCCGGCTGTCCGCGTTGGGCCTCGTGGCCGGGGCGACGATTCTCCTGGTCCAGCGTCGGCCCGCCGTCGTGATCCGCGTCGGCGAGACCTCGATCGCGGTCGACGCGGAGGTCGCGGATGAGATCTTCGTGGAGCCGGTATAA
- a CDS encoding Rne/Rng family ribonuclease, protein MANELLFSRLGGRTAAALREGGVTAELRIEDDATALAAGRVIKGRVSKVLPGIQSAFLDVGQDRDAFLHVADLLLPGESAEEFESDDDELEGQGGSFRRARRSAPPGRPIESRLKVGREVLVQIVREGFSGKGPRVTCFITLPGRYLVYAPLAPFRAVSRRIADPAERERLRAIVSSLPGEGGFIVRTAGAGASPRAFAADAEKLAVAWRGLTHRAAAAVAPAVVHSDLDLFLRTLRDASAATLDRIVVDDDAMLAAGTEFLRELDPELLARLSRHTGRESLFDETGVTDEVERALRPRVWLKSGGTLVIQQTEALVSIDVNTGKYLGARHPEETVLKTNLEAAAEIARQLRLRDLAGIIVVDFIDMDRPEHRASVLEALEGALRRDRARTKIVGLSDLGLLQLTRKRTRAGLEATLTRPCPSCSGSGRVKTAETLALEALVEVRRIAGAFSSGPLTVTSHPDVARALRLAIQVAGPVLDRSIAERLVVREDPAAPSDRFDVSAL, encoded by the coding sequence TTGGCGAACGAGCTGCTGTTTAGCCGTCTCGGCGGGCGGACGGCCGCGGCGCTCCGCGAGGGTGGCGTGACCGCGGAGCTCCGGATCGAGGACGACGCGACCGCCCTCGCCGCCGGACGGGTCATCAAGGGTCGGGTCTCGAAGGTCCTGCCGGGCATCCAGTCGGCGTTTCTCGACGTGGGTCAGGATCGCGATGCGTTCCTCCACGTCGCCGACCTGCTGCTGCCGGGGGAGAGCGCCGAGGAGTTCGAGTCGGACGACGACGAGCTCGAGGGGCAAGGGGGGAGTTTCCGCCGCGCGCGGCGCAGCGCTCCGCCGGGACGGCCGATCGAGAGCCGCCTCAAGGTCGGACGCGAGGTGCTCGTCCAGATCGTGCGCGAAGGGTTCAGCGGCAAGGGCCCTCGCGTGACCTGCTTCATCACGCTGCCGGGCCGGTACCTCGTCTACGCGCCTCTCGCGCCGTTCCGCGCGGTCTCGCGCCGCATCGCCGATCCGGCCGAGCGCGAGCGCCTGCGCGCGATCGTGTCGTCGCTCCCGGGCGAGGGCGGATTCATCGTGCGTACGGCCGGAGCCGGAGCCTCGCCGCGAGCGTTCGCCGCCGATGCGGAGAAACTGGCCGTCGCGTGGCGCGGTCTCACGCATCGCGCGGCGGCGGCGGTCGCTCCTGCCGTCGTCCACAGCGATCTCGATCTCTTCCTCCGGACCCTGCGCGACGCGTCCGCCGCGACCCTCGACCGCATCGTCGTGGACGACGACGCGATGCTCGCCGCGGGAACCGAGTTCCTCCGCGAGCTCGACCCCGAGCTCCTCGCACGCCTGAGCCGGCACACCGGTCGGGAGAGCCTGTTCGACGAGACCGGCGTCACCGACGAGGTCGAGCGCGCGTTGCGCCCGCGCGTATGGCTCAAGTCCGGCGGGACGCTCGTCATCCAGCAGACCGAGGCGCTCGTCAGCATCGACGTCAACACCGGAAAGTACCTGGGCGCGCGCCACCCGGAGGAGACGGTCCTGAAGACGAACCTCGAAGCGGCCGCGGAGATCGCGCGGCAGCTCCGCCTCCGCGATCTCGCCGGCATCATCGTCGTCGATTTCATCGACATGGACCGCCCCGAGCATCGCGCGTCCGTCCTCGAGGCGCTCGAGGGCGCGCTCCGGCGGGACCGCGCGCGGACGAAGATCGTGGGGCTCTCGGACCTCGGCCTGCTCCAGCTCACGCGCAAGCGCACACGAGCGGGACTCGAAGCGACGCTGACGCGGCCGTGTCCGTCATGCTCGGGGTCTGGTCGCGTCAAGACGGCGGAGACGCTCGCGCTCGAGGCGCTCGTCGAGGTCCGTCGCATCGCGGGGGCGTTCTCTTCGGGCCCGCTGACCGTGACGTCGCACCCGGACGTCGCGCGGGCGCTCCGCCTCGCGATTCAGGTCGCGGGGCCCGTACTCGACCGATCGATCGCGGAGCGCCTCGTCGTTCGCGAGGACCCGGCGGCCCCGTCGGACCGCTTCGACGTGAGCGCCCTCTAG
- the feoB gene encoding ferrous iron transport protein B: MSEALLSDDTSAPAPSRDGVILVGNPNVGKSAMFGALTGRYVTVSNYPGTTVEITRGHADLGGARIPLIDTPGTNSFAPSSDDERVTRDVVLSADAKAVLAVGDAKNLERTLLLALQLGEMERPLVLALNMWDEVTASGWAIDPAAVADALGVEAIPTVAITGAGLDDVRRALAAPRCGRVHIDYPAPIETAVAAIAPRLSEASIAPRALALMILGGGDAFLESLAPHLNGGVTAVRTIKAEAQQCSQEPLAAVINQTRLKAAWEIAARVRTRAAAAATARHGVKEILERAATHSVWGLPVLAGVLFLAYEFVGVLGAKTLVDLLENGLFNGWINPAATRFFDAYVPWTLVRDLFVGPYGVLTMALTYSLALVFPIVGTFFIAFGVLEDSGYLPRLAVMVNRVFKKMGLNGKAVLPMVLGLGCDTMATLTTRILETRKERLIVILLLALGVPCSAQLTVVLSMLGALSPVAMLIWLGIVIGTIVGVGALAARVIPGKGSDFVLELPPLRIPRTRNILVKTVARIEWYLKEAVPLFVLGTLILFVADRLDLLRGLERACGPFLGKVLGLPQECSEAFIVGFLRRDFGAAGLYHMAEAGRLDPVQVVVAVVVITLFIPCIANFFMMVRERGLKTGAAIAAFIFPFAIAVGAALNWTLRAFHISLR; encoded by the coding sequence TTGAGCGAAGCGCTTCTCAGCGACGACACATCGGCCCCGGCGCCCTCACGAGACGGCGTCATCCTCGTCGGCAACCCGAACGTCGGCAAGAGCGCCATGTTCGGGGCCCTGACCGGGCGCTACGTCACGGTCTCGAACTATCCCGGCACCACGGTGGAGATCACACGCGGTCACGCCGATCTCGGCGGGGCGCGGATCCCGCTGATCGACACGCCGGGCACGAACTCGTTCGCGCCCTCGTCCGACGACGAGCGCGTCACCCGCGACGTCGTCCTGAGCGCGGACGCCAAGGCGGTGCTCGCGGTCGGCGATGCGAAGAACCTGGAGCGAACGCTCCTCCTCGCGCTCCAGCTCGGCGAGATGGAGCGACCCCTCGTCCTGGCGCTCAACATGTGGGACGAGGTGACTGCATCGGGGTGGGCGATCGATCCCGCCGCGGTTGCCGACGCCCTCGGCGTCGAGGCGATTCCGACGGTGGCGATCACGGGCGCGGGTCTCGACGACGTCCGGCGGGCGCTCGCGGCCCCTCGCTGCGGGCGGGTCCACATCGACTATCCCGCGCCGATCGAGACGGCGGTGGCTGCGATCGCGCCGCGCCTGTCGGAGGCGTCGATCGCGCCGCGCGCCCTCGCCCTCATGATCCTGGGAGGAGGGGACGCGTTCCTCGAATCGCTCGCGCCTCACCTGAACGGCGGCGTCACCGCGGTGCGGACCATCAAGGCCGAGGCCCAGCAGTGCTCGCAGGAGCCGCTGGCGGCGGTCATCAATCAGACGCGCCTGAAGGCGGCGTGGGAGATCGCCGCTCGCGTCCGCACGCGGGCCGCCGCGGCGGCCACGGCACGGCACGGCGTGAAGGAGATCCTGGAGCGCGCTGCGACGCACTCCGTCTGGGGCCTTCCCGTGCTCGCCGGCGTGCTCTTTCTGGCGTACGAATTCGTCGGTGTCTTGGGGGCGAAGACTCTCGTCGATCTCCTCGAGAACGGCCTCTTCAACGGGTGGATCAATCCCGCGGCGACCCGATTCTTCGACGCCTACGTCCCGTGGACGCTCGTGCGCGATCTCTTCGTCGGCCCCTACGGCGTCTTGACGATGGCGCTCACGTACTCGCTCGCGCTCGTCTTCCCGATCGTCGGGACGTTCTTCATCGCGTTCGGCGTTCTCGAGGATTCCGGCTACCTGCCGCGCCTCGCCGTCATGGTCAACCGTGTCTTCAAGAAGATGGGGCTGAACGGCAAGGCCGTCCTCCCGATGGTTCTCGGTCTCGGTTGCGACACGATGGCGACCCTCACGACGCGAATCCTGGAGACGCGCAAGGAGCGCCTCATCGTCATCCTCCTGCTCGCGCTGGGCGTGCCGTGCTCGGCGCAGCTCACCGTCGTCCTCTCGATGCTCGGCGCGCTCTCACCGGTCGCGATGCTCATCTGGCTCGGCATCGTCATCGGGACGATCGTCGGCGTCGGCGCGCTCGCGGCACGCGTCATCCCCGGGAAGGGGAGCGACTTCGTGCTCGAGCTTCCTCCGCTCCGGATCCCGCGGACCCGCAACATCCTCGTCAAGACCGTCGCGCGGATCGAGTGGTATCTGAAGGAGGCGGTCCCGCTCTTCGTTCTCGGCACCCTCATCCTCTTCGTCGCCGACCGTCTCGACCTGCTCCGCGGGCTCGAGCGGGCGTGCGGCCCGTTCCTCGGCAAGGTCCTCGGGCTGCCGCAAGAGTGCTCCGAAGCGTTCATCGTCGGCTTCCTGCGGCGCGACTTCGGCGCGGCCGGCCTCTACCACATGGCCGAGGCGGGACGACTCGATCCGGTCCAGGTCGTGGTAGCGGTCGTCGTCATCACACTCTTCATCCCGTGCATCGCGAACTTCTTCATGATGGTGCGCGAGCGTGGGCTCAAGACCGGCGCCGCGATCGCGGCCTTCATCTTCCCGTTCGCCATCGCCGTGGGAGCCGCGCTCAACTGGACGCTCCGCGCCTTCCACATCTCGCTCCGGTGA
- the yajC gene encoding preprotein translocase subunit YajC, with product MSILAAGIVAFATPTQPGAAQPPAWMQFAPIVLMGVVFYFLLLRPMQKRQKDHARMLETLKPGDRVVCAGGLHATVVGVTDATVQVKIADQIRVDVEKSSVTTVKRAE from the coding sequence ATGTCGATCCTGGCCGCGGGAATCGTTGCTTTCGCCACGCCTACCCAGCCCGGCGCCGCCCAACCCCCCGCCTGGATGCAATTCGCCCCGATCGTGCTCATGGGGGTGGTGTTCTATTTCCTCCTCCTGCGGCCGATGCAGAAGAGGCAGAAGGACCACGCGCGCATGCTCGAGACCTTGAAGCCGGGCGATCGCGTCGTCTGCGCGGGAGGCCTTCATGCGACGGTCGTGGGCGTCACCGACGCCACGGTCCAGGTGAAGATCGCCGATCAGATCCGCGTCGACGTGGAGAAGTCGTCCGTCACCACGGTCAAGCGCGCCGAGTGA